One Camelina sativa cultivar DH55 chromosome 3, Cs, whole genome shotgun sequence genomic window carries:
- the LOC104777140 gene encoding protein OSB4, chloroplastic-like — MQFLARSLSKSIRPSLISTATRQSLVLSQRCHSTFSTGSSSRTRGAEKSSEEWPRPAEVPYQPKIANSIDLIGYVHQPVQCDSTTDGKFWAGTVISHEPSSDSKSESDSSTNFWIPLLFEGDLAHMANSYLKKNDRVHITGQILGDVIQSGANSEQAYVQMFKSFHGSFSHQVMVHDLHYIEGSKPLPKALPTLDQNEGVLKHSASVKKVREFGSNRWTDLVDCPNEWFDYRESKENGSVHPKHPDFKKRDGSEALWLNQAPKDILSELKDVKFDIPNYLKQPKAGEESWKDLVGNMSNWWDNRLNKRNPKSPDFKHKETGVGLWLNDSPSWVLERLPPPKSK, encoded by the exons ATGCAGTTTCTTGCGAGGTCACTATCGAAGTCGATAAGACCTTCGTTGATATCAACTGCTACTAGACAATCGTTGGTTCTTTCTCAGCGATGTCATTCAACTTTTTCTACGGGAAGTAGTAGCCGTACTCGCGGAGCTGAGAAATCGTCGGAGGAGTGGCCGAGACCGGCGGAGGTACCTTACCAACCCAAAATCGCGAATTCTATTGATTTGATTGGGTACGTTCACCAGCCAGTTCAGTGCGACTCTACAACTGATGGAAAGTTCTGGGCTGGAACAGTCATTTCCCATGAACCTTCTTCTGATTCCAAATCCGAGTCTGATTCATCTACTAATTTCTg GATTCCGCTACTGTTTGAAGGGGATTTAGCTCATATGGCTAACTCTTATTTGAAGAAAAACGATCGGGTTCATATTACAGGACAGATTTTAGGAGATGTGATTCAATCTGGAGCCAATTCTGAGCAAGCGTATGTTCAGATGTTTAAAAGCTTTCATGGTAGCTTTTCACATCAAGTAATGGTTCATGATCTCCACTATATTGAAGGTTCTAAACCTTTACCAAAAGCTTTGCCAACGTTGGACCAAAATGAAGGTGTGCTAAAGCATTCTG CTAGCGTTAAAAAGGTAAGAGAATTTGGAAGTAATCGTTGGACTGATCTTGTTGATTGTCCGAATGAATGGTTTGATTACCGGGAAAGCAAAGAGAATGGATCG GTACATCCTAAACACCCTGATTTCAAGAAGAGAGACGGGAGTGAAGCGCTTTGGCTTAACCAAGCTCCCAAAGATATTTTGTCCGAGCTCAAAGATGTGAAGTTTGATATTCCAAATTACTTGAAACAACCAAAGG CCGGAGAGGAATCATGGAAGGACTTGGTGGGAAACATGAGTAATTGGTGGGACAATAGATTGAACAAG AGAAACCCAAAATCGCCGGATTTCAAGCACAAAGAAACCGGTGTAGGTCTCTGGCTGAATGATTCTCCGAGCTGGGTGTTAGAAAGACTGCCTCCTCCAAAGAGCAAATGA